The following proteins are encoded in a genomic region of Arcobacter cloacae:
- the glmS gene encoding glutamine--fructose-6-phosphate transaminase (isomerizing), with protein sequence MCGIVGYIGKNDTTKILLDGLKELEYRGYDSAGIAVLKDDKIDVFKALGKLVNLEEKVNATANSDYNLGIGHTRWATHGKPTELNAHPHLGEYSYVVHNGIIENYKELKEELISKGHKFVSQTDTEVIVHLFENFYNQLNDTTKAFQNTISRLEGAFSILLITKADPTKVFFFKHGSPLIVAKGNEKEEVLFASSDAPLIGLASNVVYLEDGVGGIASADSIEFFCDNYSWSSLPTSKQFAQKDGYRFFMEKEIYEQSSVVSDCMLGRIKDNEILFDEIEASIIEGINEIKICACGTSYHAGLTASYLFERLSKVKCNVEIASEFRYKEPLLTKDTLFIVISQSGETADTLEALKMAKNAGLKTLVVCNVDNSSMTRTADATILTRAGIEKGVASTKAFSTQTVVLWMLALYFAKAKNVISSEVMQKELHTLREVPKTLCISDKIHEKMKRLSKRYLHGHGFFFIGRDVFYPLALEGALKLKEISYLHAEGYPAGEMKHGPIALADPELFTIALMPQNLLYDKIKSNVEELSARDSTICAISPLDFDLADDFIKINMCDHYMLEFFEMLIVLQLLSMEISIRLGNDVDMPRNLAKSVTVE encoded by the coding sequence ATGTGTGGAATAGTTGGATATATTGGTAAAAATGATACTACGAAAATATTGTTAGATGGACTAAAAGAGTTAGAGTACAGAGGATATGATAGTGCAGGAATTGCTGTATTAAAAGATGATAAAATTGATGTATTTAAAGCATTAGGAAAACTTGTAAATCTTGAAGAAAAAGTTAATGCAACAGCAAATAGCGATTACAATTTGGGAATTGGACACACAAGATGGGCAACACATGGAAAACCAACAGAATTAAACGCACATCCACACTTAGGTGAATATTCTTATGTGGTTCATAATGGAATTATTGAAAACTATAAAGAGTTAAAAGAAGAATTGATTTCAAAAGGTCATAAATTTGTATCTCAAACTGATACAGAAGTTATAGTTCACCTATTTGAAAACTTTTATAACCAACTAAACGATACAACAAAAGCCTTTCAAAATACCATTTCAAGACTTGAGGGAGCTTTTTCTATTTTATTAATTACAAAAGCAGACCCAACAAAAGTATTTTTCTTTAAACATGGAAGCCCTTTAATTGTTGCAAAGGGGAATGAAAAAGAGGAAGTTTTATTTGCTTCATCAGATGCTCCACTCATAGGATTAGCTTCAAATGTAGTTTATTTAGAAGATGGAGTTGGTGGAATTGCAAGTGCTGATTCTATTGAGTTTTTTTGCGATAATTACTCTTGGTCAAGCTTACCAACTTCAAAACAATTTGCTCAAAAAGATGGTTATAGATTTTTTATGGAAAAAGAGATTTATGAGCAAAGTAGTGTTGTTAGTGATTGTATGCTTGGAAGAATTAAAGATAATGAGATTTTATTTGATGAAATTGAAGCTTCAATAATTGAGGGAATCAATGAGATAAAAATCTGCGCTTGTGGAACTTCATATCATGCAGGATTAACAGCATCTTATTTATTTGAACGACTTTCAAAAGTAAAATGTAATGTGGAAATCGCAAGTGAATTTAGATATAAAGAGCCACTTTTAACAAAAGATACTCTATTTATTGTAATTTCTCAAAGTGGAGAAACAGCTGATACTTTAGAAGCTTTAAAAATGGCAAAAAATGCAGGTTTAAAAACACTAGTGGTTTGTAATGTTGATAACTCTTCAATGACAAGAACAGCAGATGCAACGATTCTTACAAGAGCTGGAATTGAAAAAGGAGTTGCATCAACAAAAGCTTTCTCAACTCAAACAGTAGTACTTTGGATGTTAGCTCTGTATTTTGCAAAAGCAAAAAATGTAATTTCAAGTGAAGTTATGCAAAAAGAGTTACACACTTTAAGAGAAGTTCCAAAAACCCTTTGTATTAGCGATAAAATCCATGAAAAAATGAAAAGATTATCAAAAAGATATTTACATGGTCATGGATTTTTCTTTATAGGTAGAGATGTATTTTATCCTCTTGCTTTAGAGGGTGCTTTAAAACTAAAAGAGATTTCATATTTACACGCTGAGGGTTATCCAGCAGGTGAAATGAAACATGGACCAATTGCTTTAGCAGACCCTGAACTTTTCACAATTGCTCTAATGCCACAAAATTTACTTTATGATAAAATCAAATCAAATGTTGAAGAGTTAAGTGCAAGGGATAGTACTATTTGTGCTATTTCTCCACTTGATTTTGATTTAGCAGATGATTTTATAAAAATAAATATGTGCGACCATTATATGTTGGAATTTTTTGAAATGTTGATAGTTTTACAACTTTTATCAATGGAAATTTCAATAAGACTTGGAAATGATGTAGATATGCCTAGAAATCTTGCAAAATCAGTAACGGTGGAATAA
- the groL gene encoding chaperonin GroEL (60 kDa chaperone family; promotes refolding of misfolded polypeptides especially under stressful conditions; forms two stacked rings of heptamers to form a barrel-shaped 14mer; ends can be capped by GroES; misfolded proteins enter the barrel where they are refolded when GroES binds) has protein sequence MAKEITFSDNARNRLYAGVEKLADAVKVTMGPRGRNVLLQKSFGAPTITKDGVSVAREIELKDTLENMGAQLVKDVASKTADEAGDGTTTATVLAHSIFKEGLRNVTAGANPIILKRGMDKATEAILSELKKASRVVANKTEIEQVATISANSDKAIGSMIAEAMDKVGKDGVITVEEAKGISDELEVVEGMQFDRGYLSPYFITNADKMIAEFNNPFILLYEKKISSLKEMLPILEAVNQTGRPLVIIAEDVDGEALATLVVNRLRGSLNIAAVKAPGFGDRRKAMLQDIAVLTKATVVSEEMGMKLDTCGIEVLGTASKIVIDKDNTTIVDGSGDTEAVKARVNQIKAEIANTTSEYDKEKLQERLAKLSGGVAVIKVGAATETEMKEKKDRVDDALSATRAAVEEGIVIGGGAALIRAAAKVNLDLEGDEAIGAAIVLRAIKAPMKQIAINAGFDAGVVVNEVEKSSNENLGFNAATGEYVDMFEAGIVDPAKVERVAMQKAVSVASLLLTTEATVTDIKEDKASMPSMPDMGMGGMPGMM, from the coding sequence ATGGCAAAAGAGATTACATTTAGTGATAACGCAAGAAATAGATTATATGCAGGTGTTGAAAAATTAGCTGATGCTGTAAAAGTTACGATGGGTCCAAGAGGAAGAAATGTATTATTACAAAAATCTTTCGGTGCTCCAACTATTACAAAAGATGGTGTTTCAGTTGCAAGAGAGATTGAATTAAAAGATACTTTAGAAAATATGGGTGCTCAACTTGTAAAAGATGTTGCTTCTAAAACTGCTGATGAAGCAGGAGATGGAACAACAACAGCAACTGTATTGGCTCATTCTATCTTCAAAGAAGGATTAAGAAATGTTACAGCAGGTGCTAATCCAATTATATTAAAAAGAGGTATGGATAAAGCTACTGAGGCTATTTTATCAGAGCTTAAAAAAGCTTCAAGAGTTGTTGCTAATAAAACAGAAATTGAACAAGTTGCTACTATTTCAGCAAACTCAGATAAAGCAATTGGAAGTATGATTGCTGAAGCTATGGATAAAGTTGGAAAAGATGGTGTTATTACTGTTGAAGAAGCAAAAGGTATTTCTGATGAATTAGAAGTTGTTGAAGGAATGCAATTTGATAGAGGATATTTATCTCCGTACTTTATAACAAATGCTGATAAAATGATTGCAGAATTCAATAATCCATTTATCTTATTATATGAGAAAAAAATCTCTTCTTTAAAAGAGATGTTACCAATTTTAGAAGCAGTTAATCAAACAGGACGACCTTTAGTAATTATTGCAGAAGATGTAGATGGTGAAGCATTAGCTACTTTAGTAGTAAATAGATTAAGAGGTTCTTTAAATATTGCAGCTGTTAAAGCTCCTGGATTTGGTGATAGAAGAAAAGCTATGTTACAAGATATCGCAGTATTAACAAAAGCTACAGTTGTATCTGAAGAGATGGGAATGAAACTTGATACTTGTGGTATTGAAGTTTTAGGAACAGCTTCTAAAATAGTAATAGATAAAGATAATACTACTATTGTTGATGGAAGTGGTGATACTGAAGCTGTAAAAGCTAGAGTAAACCAAATCAAAGCTGAAATTGCTAATACAACAAGTGAATATGATAAAGAGAAATTACAAGAAAGATTAGCAAAACTGAGTGGTGGAGTTGCTGTTATTAAAGTTGGAGCTGCAACAGAGACTGAAATGAAAGAGAAAAAAGATAGGGTTGATGATGCCTTAAGTGCAACAAGAGCTGCTGTAGAAGAAGGTATCGTAATTGGTGGAGGAGCTGCATTAATCAGAGCTGCTGCGAAAGTTAATCTTGACCTTGAAGGTGATGAAGCAATTGGAGCTGCTATTGTTTTAAGAGCTATTAAAGCACCTATGAAACAAATTGCTATTAATGCTGGATTTGATGCTGGTGTTGTTGTAAATGAAGTTGAAAAATCTTCAAATGAAAATTTAGGATTTAATGCAGCAACTGGTGAATATGTAGATATGTTTGAAGCTGGAATTGTAGATCCTGCTAAAGTTGAAAGAGTTGCAATGCAAAAAGCTGTTTCAGTTGCATCTTTACTTTTAACAACTGAAGCTACAGTTACAGATATAAAAGAAGATAAAGCAAGTATGCCTTCTATGCCTGATATGGGTATGGGTGGAATGCCAGGAATGATGTAG
- a CDS encoding tRNA dihydrouridine synthase, giving the protein MKNKLDFSRPLVVLAPLAGYTDLPFRSVVKKFGADLTISEMISSNALVYKSARTLKMIEKSPTEDPYFVQIAGNSVELVRDAVLLLNEVEGIDGIDLNCGCPAPKVFNHGSGSNLLGDLKKLEEILSTVKKYSKKQYTSAKVRLGVNEKIPVEIGKAVESCGVDFVSVHGRTRAGKYKAPVDYDAIKAMKEAISIPVIANGDIKDYDKAKEVLEYTKANGVMIGRGAIGKPWVFYQLKHGIEDISNEMKKEIILEHYDAMLKFHGPHGAIMFRKLLHSYSKGYTGANEFRDIVNKISDIDVMRDLIENFF; this is encoded by the coding sequence ATGAAAAATAAACTTGATTTTAGCCGACCCCTTGTGGTGTTGGCGCCACTTGCTGGTTATACTGATTTACCTTTTAGGTCTGTTGTGAAGAAATTTGGTGCAGATTTGACAATTTCTGAAATGATATCTTCAAATGCCTTGGTTTATAAATCTGCTCGAACACTTAAAATGATAGAAAAATCGCCAACAGAAGATCCTTATTTTGTTCAAATAGCAGGAAATAGTGTTGAGTTAGTTCGTGATGCAGTTCTGCTTTTAAATGAAGTTGAAGGAATCGATGGAATTGATTTAAATTGTGGATGTCCTGCTCCAAAAGTATTTAATCATGGAAGTGGTTCAAATCTTTTAGGGGATTTAAAAAAACTTGAAGAGATACTTTCAACAGTTAAGAAATATTCTAAGAAACAATATACATCTGCAAAAGTAAGACTTGGTGTTAATGAAAAAATTCCAGTTGAAATAGGAAAAGCTGTTGAATCTTGTGGAGTTGATTTTGTATCTGTTCATGGAAGAACAAGGGCTGGAAAATATAAAGCACCAGTTGATTATGATGCAATTAAAGCAATGAAAGAAGCTATTTCTATACCAGTAATTGCAAATGGAGACATTAAAGATTATGATAAAGCAAAAGAAGTTTTAGAGTATACAAAAGCAAATGGAGTGATGATAGGAAGAGGTGCAATTGGAAAACCTTGGGTGTTTTATCAGTTAAAACATGGAATTGAAGATATCTCAAATGAGATGAAAAAAGAGATTATTTTAGAACATTATGATGCTATGCTTAAGTTTCATGGTCCTCATGGGGCTATTATGTTCAGAAAACTGCTTCATTCTTATTCAAAAGGCTATACAGGAGCTAATGAATTTAGGGATATCGTAAATAAAATTTCTGATATTGATGTTATGAGAGATTTAATAGAAAACTTTTTTTAA
- the metK gene encoding methionine adenosyltransferase, translating into MENKTKQTQYLFTSEVVSPGHPDKCADIIADSIVDRLIIEDKDSRVASEVFVAGKHVVIGGEVKSSANLSFEDYEKLVKDALAKIGYDGKSAFTKEQCLHPDDVKVQVLLNQQSPDINQGVDQEDGEIGAGDQGIMFGFASSETADYMPAAITYARMLCDKVYNYALKHNQKLGVDIKTQVTVDYGTKENFENCNPQKIHTIVVSAPSVEGMPIEEVRELIQGLIDDAGLPTNMYDKKSTIIHINPTGRYVNHSSLHDSGLTGRKLIVDSFGGYAPIGGGAQSSKDYTKVDRSGLYAARWIAKHIVASGLAKKAIVQISYAIGVARPTSVSVDTMGSYTKFDDDKLSAFVMETFPLTPRWITQKFALDKPSEKTFLYADVAARGQVGQSDYPWEKLDELDKFENIQN; encoded by the coding sequence ATGGAAAACAAAACAAAACAGACTCAATACTTATTTACAAGTGAAGTAGTAAGTCCAGGTCACCCTGATAAATGTGCAGATATTATAGCAGACTCAATAGTAGACAGATTAATTATTGAAGATAAAGATAGTAGAGTTGCTTCTGAAGTATTTGTTGCAGGAAAACATGTGGTTATTGGTGGTGAAGTAAAATCAAGTGCAAATTTATCATTTGAAGATTATGAAAAACTTGTAAAAGATGCTTTGGCAAAAATTGGATATGATGGAAAATCAGCTTTTACAAAAGAGCAATGTTTACATCCAGATGATGTAAAAGTTCAAGTTTTATTAAATCAACAAAGCCCTGATATTAATCAAGGTGTTGATCAAGAAGATGGAGAAATTGGAGCTGGAGATCAAGGAATTATGTTTGGTTTTGCTTCAAGTGAAACGGCTGATTATATGCCAGCAGCAATTACTTATGCTAGAATGTTATGTGATAAGGTTTATAATTATGCTTTAAAACATAATCAAAAACTAGGAGTTGATATAAAAACTCAAGTTACAGTTGATTATGGAACAAAAGAAAACTTTGAAAATTGTAATCCTCAAAAAATTCATACAATAGTTGTAAGTGCACCTTCAGTTGAAGGAATGCCAATTGAAGAAGTAAGAGAATTAATTCAAGGTTTAATTGATGATGCTGGACTTCCTACAAATATGTATGACAAAAAATCAACGATTATTCATATAAACCCAACAGGAAGATATGTAAATCACTCTTCTTTACATGATAGTGGATTAACAGGAAGAAAATTAATCGTTGATTCATTTGGTGGATATGCACCAATTGGTGGTGGAGCTCAAAGTTCAAAAGATTATACAAAAGTTGATAGAAGTGGATTATATGCGGCACGTTGGATTGCAAAACATATAGTTGCATCAGGTTTAGCTAAAAAAGCAATAGTTCAAATATCTTATGCTATTGGAGTAGCACGTCCAACTTCTGTTTCTGTTGATACAATGGGTTCTTATACAAAATTTGATGATGATAAATTATCAGCTTTTGTAATGGAAACTTTTCCCTTAACACCAAGATGGATTACACAAAAATTTGCCTTAGATAAACCAAGTGAAAAAACATTTCTTTATGCAGATGTTGCAGCACGTGGTCAAGTTGGGCAAAGTGATTACCCTTGGGAAAAACTAGACGAACTTGATAAATTTGAAAATATTCAAAACTAA
- a CDS encoding inositol monophosphatase family protein encodes MKKDLIKIIKKAGKILRKGYYSNKEVSLKAKKDLVTKYDVAVEEYLKKKFSKKFKEFNIIAEESDNSSVEFNNSIIIDPIDGTTNFVNGVPHTAISVGVYKDKKPYLAVVYNPILDELYEAKIGCGAYLNGKKLEVSKEENFQKALIATGFPYSSGTNNDDLDDVIKKIKDILPLCQDIRRLGSASIDLCMVAKGVFEGYYEMNLKAWDVSAGILILTEAGGKITNIEGVDYKLFEDKYIVASNSKIHEEFIKNLNL; translated from the coding sequence ATGAAAAAAGATTTAATAAAAATAATAAAAAAAGCTGGAAAGATTTTAAGAAAAGGCTATTACTCAAATAAAGAGGTAAGTTTAAAAGCAAAAAAAGATCTAGTAACAAAATATGATGTGGCAGTTGAAGAGTATTTAAAAAAGAAATTTTCAAAAAAATTTAAAGAGTTTAATATAATCGCTGAAGAGTCTGATAATAGTTCAGTTGAATTTAATAATTCAATAATAATCGATCCAATTGATGGAACAACAAATTTTGTAAATGGTGTTCCTCATACTGCTATTTCAGTTGGAGTTTATAAAGATAAAAAACCATATTTAGCAGTTGTTTATAATCCAATTTTAGATGAATTATATGAAGCTAAAATTGGATGTGGTGCTTATTTAAATGGAAAAAAATTAGAAGTGTCAAAAGAAGAAAATTTTCAAAAAGCACTTATTGCAACAGGTTTCCCATATTCAAGTGGAACAAACAATGATGATTTAGATGATGTAATAAAAAAAATAAAAGATATTTTACCTTTATGTCAAGATATCAGAAGATTAGGAAGTGCATCTATTGATTTATGTATGGTTGCAAAGGGTGTTTTTGAAGGATATTATGAAATGAACTTAAAAGCTTGGGATGTTAGTGCTGGAATTTTAATACTTACAGAAGCAGGTGGAAAAATCACAAATATAGAAGGTGTAGATTATAAACTTTTTGAAGATAAATATATTGTTGCTTCAAATAGCAAAATACACGAAGAATTTATTAAAAATTTAAATTTATAA
- a CDS encoding Na/Pi cotransporter family protein, translating into MKKYLSYILLALLAYLLYINEDSKYIVAGVGIFIIGMHFMEDGFKLFSGGILEKLIAKSTNTTSKSVFLGITATAILQSSSLIAIIVISFLSAKIISLAGALGVVFGSAVGTTATTWVVSTLGVKVDVAAFALPMIIFGVIFRFYKKKNIQGIGNILLGLGFVFLGIGYMKDGFEDLKQGIDLAQFSMDGYAGIVVYTLVGAIATVIIQSSSATMALTITALATGQIMYVNAMAIAVGANIGTATTAAMGAMVSNANSKRMAVGLFIFKGVTALITLSILYFIVDFVDYLASALGIAPDDWAMKLAVFHTLFNLLGLIIFSFFIPKLVIFLKKLFVEEKESYILKPKYLDMEVVAVPFAALKATRKETIHLYDNASEVLSHAIMLHRHRYLGKTDITTVVKESTDIIDLNIDDFYQTRIKSLYSDIIDYSTYFINELESDKKLYLYDLRSACRDIAEAVKNTKELQKNISKYLSSDNNYIKDEYNYIREAIAKTINTINEIKNSKDEIDVLSKSELLKEYLKSLDVIATGRIDVLIREKRIDKKMATTLLNDSAHANIVINKLINVAKVLWIEDLSIKQLGEDYETLKNS; encoded by the coding sequence ATGAAGAAATATTTATCTTACATATTATTAGCTTTACTAGCTTATTTACTTTATATAAATGAAGACTCAAAATATATTGTTGCGGGAGTTGGAATTTTTATAATTGGTATGCATTTTATGGAAGATGGATTTAAGCTTTTTAGTGGCGGAATTTTAGAAAAATTAATTGCTAAAAGTACAAATACAACTTCAAAATCAGTATTTTTAGGAATAACGGCAACGGCAATTTTACAAAGTTCTTCATTAATTGCGATTATTGTAATCTCTTTTTTATCAGCAAAAATTATCTCACTTGCAGGTGCTTTAGGTGTTGTATTTGGATCAGCTGTTGGAACAACCGCTACAACATGGGTAGTTTCAACTTTAGGTGTAAAAGTTGATGTTGCTGCTTTTGCTTTGCCTATGATTATTTTTGGGGTAATTTTTAGATTTTACAAGAAAAAAAATATTCAAGGAATAGGAAATATTCTTTTAGGTTTAGGATTTGTCTTTTTAGGTATTGGATATATGAAAGATGGATTTGAAGATTTAAAACAAGGAATAGATTTAGCTCAGTTTTCAATGGATGGATATGCTGGAATAGTTGTTTATACATTAGTTGGAGCAATTGCAACTGTTATTATTCAATCAAGTAGTGCAACTATGGCTTTAACAATTACTGCACTTGCAACTGGACAAATTATGTACGTAAATGCAATGGCAATTGCTGTTGGAGCAAATATAGGAACAGCAACAACAGCTGCAATGGGAGCTATGGTTTCAAATGCAAATAGTAAAAGAATGGCTGTTGGATTATTTATTTTTAAAGGTGTAACAGCTTTAATTACTTTATCTATATTATATTTTATAGTTGATTTTGTTGATTATTTAGCAAGTGCTTTAGGAATAGCACCTGATGATTGGGCTATGAAGTTAGCAGTTTTTCATACATTATTTAATTTATTAGGTCTTATAATATTTTCATTTTTCATTCCTAAATTAGTAATCTTTTTAAAGAAATTATTTGTTGAAGAAAAAGAGAGTTATATTTTAAAACCAAAATATCTTGATATGGAAGTAGTTGCTGTTCCTTTTGCAGCATTAAAAGCTACAAGAAAAGAGACTATTCACTTATATGATAATGCTAGTGAAGTTTTAAGTCATGCTATTATGTTACATAGACATAGATATTTAGGAAAAACCGATATAACAACCGTTGTAAAAGAATCAACAGATATTATAGATTTAAATATTGATGATTTTTATCAAACAAGAATTAAATCTTTGTATAGTGATATTATTGACTATTCAACTTATTTTATAAATGAACTAGAAAGTGATAAAAAACTTTATTTATATGATTTAAGAAGTGCGTGTAGAGATATAGCAGAAGCTGTTAAAAACACAAAAGAGTTACAAAAAAATATAAGTAAATATCTTTCAAGTGATAATAATTATATAAAAGATGAATATAACTACATTAGAGAAGCAATAGCTAAAACTATAAATACTATAAATGAAATAAAAAATAGTAAAGATGAGATAGATGTTTTATCAAAATCTGAACTACTAAAAGAGTATTTAAAAAGTTTAGATGTAATTGCAACGGGAAGAATAGACGTTTTAATTAGGGAAAAAAGAATTGATAAAAAAATGGCTACTACTTTATTAAATGATAGTGCCCATGCAAATATTGTAATCAATAAGTTAATAAATGTTGCTAAAGTATTATGGATCGAAGATTTAAGTATTAAACAATTAGGAGAAGATTATGAAACTCTTAAAAATTCTTGA
- a CDS encoding thiamine phosphate synthase — protein sequence MLSNLEKALGFKLKAFNYLYVLCDYETLLKKDISLEKFVDLCKKKDVKLVQYRDKISSLQEQKINLLYLKSQLNIPIIINDKIELIEFADGLHVGQEDLEKIHKDKKLAVKLVRVKIKDKLLGLSTHNEIEILEANELALDMIGLGAYRNTNTKDVSSIIGSKISYLAKISKHPVCAIGGVRMDDIIENIRFNVIGSNFFNEN from the coding sequence ATGTTGTCAAATTTAGAAAAGGCTTTAGGTTTTAAACTTAAAGCCTTTAACTACTTATATGTTTTGTGTGATTATGAAACCTTATTAAAAAAAGATATTTCTTTAGAAAAATTTGTAGATTTATGTAAAAAAAAAGATGTGAAATTAGTTCAATACAGGGATAAAATTTCATCTTTGCAAGAGCAAAAAATAAATCTTTTATACTTAAAATCACAGCTTAATATTCCAATAATAATAAATGATAAAATAGAATTGATAGAGTTTGCTGATGGTTTGCATGTTGGACAAGAGGATTTAGAAAAAATTCATAAAGATAAAAAATTAGCAGTAAAACTTGTTCGTGTAAAAATAAAAGATAAACTTTTAGGACTTTCAACTCACAATGAAATAGAAATTTTAGAGGCTAATGAATTAGCTTTAGATATGATAGGTTTGGGAGCTTATAGAAATACAAATACAAAAGATGTAAGTTCAATAATAGGTTCTAAAATCTCATATTTGGCAAAAATTTCAAAACATCCAGTTTGTGCTATTGGTGGAGTTAGAATGGATGATATAATAGAAAATATTAGATTTAATGTAATAGGAAGTAACTTTTTTAATGAAAATTAA
- a CDS encoding 23S rRNA (pseudouridine(1915)-N(3))-methyltransferase RlmH, which yields MKINIYSILKPSKDNFDSIIQDFLKMSSKYAKVEVHYIFNKNIAKAQTIGEKEAQQSYSETYEPLLKGFNIALDVLGKKVDTYAFSSLIEDKNEVNFFIGGAYGFQREFLQKCDNVISLSDLTMAHKVANVVLTEQIFRSLCIQNNHPYHK from the coding sequence ATGAAAATTAATATTTATTCTATTTTAAAACCAAGTAAAGATAATTTTGACTCAATAATTCAAGATTTTTTAAAAATGTCATCAAAATACGCAAAAGTTGAAGTTCACTATATTTTTAATAAAAATATAGCAAAAGCTCAAACAATAGGTGAAAAAGAGGCTCAACAATCTTATAGTGAAACCTATGAACCTTTATTAAAAGGGTTTAATATTGCACTTGATGTTTTAGGAAAGAAAGTTGATACTTATGCTTTTTCTTCATTAATTGAAGATAAAAATGAAGTAAATTTTTTTATTGGTGGAGCATATGGTTTTCAAAGAGAATTTCTACAAAAATGTGATAATGTAATTTCACTTAGTGATTTAACAATGGCGCATAAGGTTGCAAATGTTGTTCTTACAGAACAAATATTTAGAAGTTTATGTATTCAAAATAATCATCCCTATCATAAGTAA
- the accD gene encoding acetyl-CoA carboxylase, carboxyltransferase subunit beta, with protein sequence MDLRNLFSKISFDSKSKEQPTKKDAPSHWIKCPECSSLMFFKEVEAQDNICPKCNFHMRIGAKRRIEILTDKDSFVEYDVELKPNDPLKFVDKTSYKKRVEEALKNTGRTSSVVSGEAKINEIPVQLVVFDFAYMGGSLGSVEGEKIVRAVNRAIEKQQGLIIVSASGGARMQESTFALMQMAKTSAALKKLDHAKLPYISILTDPTMGGVSASFAFLGDIIMAEPGALIGFAGQRVIKQTIGADLPAGFQRAEFLLEKGSIDMVVNRSDMKKTLTDLLTMFQKEKIS encoded by the coding sequence ATGGATTTAAGAAACCTATTTAGCAAAATATCTTTTGATAGTAAATCAAAAGAACAACCAACGAAAAAAGATGCACCAAGTCATTGGATTAAATGTCCTGAATGTAGTTCTTTGATGTTTTTCAAAGAGGTAGAAGCTCAAGATAATATTTGTCCGAAATGTAATTTTCACATGAGAATTGGTGCAAAAAGAAGAATAGAGATTTTAACTGATAAAGATAGCTTTGTTGAATATGATGTTGAATTAAAACCAAATGATCCTTTAAAATTTGTTGATAAAACTTCTTATAAAAAAAGAGTAGAAGAAGCACTTAAAAACACAGGAAGAACATCTTCAGTTGTTAGTGGAGAAGCAAAAATAAATGAAATTCCAGTACAACTTGTAGTTTTTGATTTTGCTTATATGGGTGGAAGTTTAGGTTCAGTTGAAGGTGAAAAAATTGTAAGAGCAGTTAATAGAGCTATAGAAAAACAACAAGGGCTTATTATTGTTTCAGCTTCAGGTGGGGCTAGAATGCAAGAATCAACATTTGCTTTAATGCAAATGGCAAAAACATCAGCAGCTCTTAAAAAACTTGATCATGCAAAACTTCCATATATTTCAATATTAACAGATCCAACAATGGGTGGAGTTTCTGCATCTTTTGCATTTTTAGGTGATATTATTATGGCAGAACCAGGTGCATTAATTGGATTTGCAGGGCAAAGAGTAATCAAACAAACTATTGGAGCTGATTTACCAGCAGGATTCCAAAGAGCAGAATTTTTACTTGAAAAAGGTTCTATTGATATGGTTGTTAATAGATCAGATATGAAAAAAACTCTAACTGATTTATTAACAATGTTTCAAAAAGAAAAAATTAGTTAA